The DNA segment GTTCCAAAGGAAATACCTCTTCCGCGTGTTCCAGATTGGTCAACCATCGCTTGGGTTGTCAACCGGACACGTTGAAAGATTCTTGGAAATGATTCGTGGGTCACCCACCCATTCGATGACGATTTCGTTTCAAACGAATCCAGAGTAGGCACAAACGAATGACGGGGACCGGATCCCGCGGGGGTAGCGAAGCTCGTGAGAGCTTCGGCGGGGCGTGGATCCCCGGACAAATCCGCGCCGGTCCTCCATGGACATCCCCCCAGCCGGAAGTCTCACGACTTCCGCTACCCCGGGACCGCCGTATTACATTCCGGCCACTCGACACGGGGCGGAAAACCGGATGCACTCCTCCCACCCCGAATGTCCTCACCCGCTCCCGCAACCGCCTCCCGTTTCAACCGCGCGCTGCGCAGCCTCTATGTCCAGGTCCTCATCGGCATCACCCTCGGGATCCTGCTCGGCATCCTGGAACCCGGCTGGGGGTCGAAGCTGAAGCCGCTGGGCGACGCCTTCATCAACCTGGTGAAGATGATGATCGCCCCCATCATCTTCTGCACCGTAGTCACCGGCATCGGCGCGCTGGGCGACCTGAAAAAGGTCGGCCGCGTGGGGCTGAAGGCCATCATCTACTTCGAGGTGGTCACCACCGTCGCCCTCATCATCGGCCTGGTGGTGGTGAACGTGCTGAAGCCCGGCGAGGGCTTCTCCAGCACCGACATCGCCGACGCGAAGCCCATGGCCGCCGCCGCCGCCCCGGTCACGACCACCGCCTTCCTGATGAACATCATCCCGAAGACCTTCGTCAGCGCCTTTGTCTCCGGGGAGATCCTGCAGGTCCTGCTCATCGCCATCTTCTCCGGCATCGCCCTTTCCATGATGGGGGAAAAGGGCAAGCCGGTGGTCGATCTGCTCCACCTCGCGGGCACGGCGTTCATGAAGATCATCGGCATGATCATGCACCTGGCGCCCATCGCCGCGTTCGGGGCCATGGCCTACACCATCGGGGAGCACGGCGTCGGCTCGCTGGTGAAGCTGCTCTACCTGCTGGGGTGCGTCTATGTCACCTGCATCGCCTTCGTCTTCATCGTCCTGGGGCTCATCATGAAATCCATCGGCTTCAGCCTGTGGAAATTCCTCCGCTACATCCGGGAGGAGCTGCTGCTGGTGCTGGGCACGTCTTCGTCCGAGTCCGCGCTGCCGCCGATGCTGGAGAAAATGGAGCGCCTGGGCTGTGACAAGGCGGTCGTCGGCCTGGTGCTGCCCACCGGCTATTCCTTCAACCTGGACGGCACCTCCATCTACCTGACCATGGCCGCCGTCTTCGTCGCCCAGGCGACCAACACCCCGCTCACCCTGCCGCAGCAGATCAGCATGCTGCTGGTGCTGCTGCTGACCTCAAAGGGCGCGG comes from the Luteolibacter sp. SL250 genome and includes:
- the dctA gene encoding C4-dicarboxylate transporter DctA; protein product: MSSPAPATASRFNRALRSLYVQVLIGITLGILLGILEPGWGSKLKPLGDAFINLVKMMIAPIIFCTVVTGIGALGDLKKVGRVGLKAIIYFEVVTTVALIIGLVVVNVLKPGEGFSSTDIADAKPMAAAAAPVTTTAFLMNIIPKTFVSAFVSGEILQVLLIAIFSGIALSMMGEKGKPVVDLLHLAGTAFMKIIGMIMHLAPIAAFGAMAYTIGEHGVGSLVKLLYLLGCVYVTCIAFVFIVLGLIMKSIGFSLWKFLRYIREELLLVLGTSSSESALPPMLEKMERLGCDKAVVGLVLPTGYSFNLDGTSIYLTMAAVFVAQATNTPLTLPQQISMLLVLLLTSKGAAAVTGGGFVTLSATLNTVNTHLVSGLPLLVGIDRFMSEARAITNLIGNGVATLFIANWEKALNREQAKAVLETKGPHEIKI